Below is a window of Desulfovibrio sp. JC022 DNA.
GACGACTATTTACTTTTTAATCCCGCTGTAATAACCTTAAAGTTCATTTATATTTAATCACATGGATAGCGATTACTACTGAAAGGAATCAGTGTTATGAATAAGGATACAGAAAACCAGAGTGTCGGAGCTGAAGAGTTCCTGCAAATCAGCTTCAATATTTTAAATACATTCGGAAATAAACTTCCTGTATCCCTATGCATACACGATGATGAATTCCAACGTGTTGTCCCTCTTTTTGCTAAAGATACAAGACTTTCAGATAAAAAGCAGGAACAAGTCAATAACTACTGCAATGAAGGCAACTTATTCATTTCAAAAGAAGATTACGCTTCTCTTGCCGGACATATCAGCCAGAACCTTGGAGCACTGCTGACAGAACATTTTCTTGATGAAGCTGCGGCAGCGGAAATATTTTACAATGGCGTACTGGAAAAAGTACGCTCCTTTTATTCAAATCCCATCGGGGAAACACTGTCTGAACTGAGCACCGTGCTGGCTATCTTTTGCGAGTATGTCTGGGTAGACCCCAACAGATGGACCCATTTTTTCAACACCCTGAAGCGAGAAAAAGATATCTGTTGCCATGCGGTGAACACCCTTTTTGTAGGAACATCCATCTACCTTAAAATTTTATACAAACCTGGTGAAAAAATGGACCTGAAGCCCCTGACCATGGGTCTGGTCCTGCATGATCTGGGTATGACACAGATTCCTCCGGCAGTACTGACCAAGCCTACCAAGTTACTCTACAAAGAAAGAATGCGCATGCAGGAACATGTGGATATTGCTGAAAAAATGCTCAACCGACTCGAAATCAGGGATGAAATCATCAAGGCCTGTGTCTTTGATCATCATGAGCGTCTGGACGGCAGTGGTTATCCAAAAGGGCGACGCGGTGATGCCATTACCCTCGAAGCAAGGGTCTGCGCCATTGCCGATGCATTCTGCGGCATGATCGCTGACCGCTACCATAGGCCGGGACTAAATGCTATTCTCGCTGCCATTATCCTCACGGAAAGTAAGACCAAATACGACACTAAACTTACAAGCTCATTAATTTCCTTCATCATATCAAACAATCCGGATATGAAAGCACTGCTTCAGGATAAAGCAAAAATGCAACAGCTCAGGGCCATAGCCCTGCAAAAAGCAGCTCAATAGGAACAAGGCCGGAGTGATAAAAATCACCTCGGCCTTTCTCTTTGAATCTAACCGCGTATCAATGGAATTCCGCAGAATTCAGCCGCCACAAGAGTCAGGACCATGGTTGGAATATAAAGAATCATGGAAACCAGCACTGTGGCTGACGTCTCAGTCTCGCAAGTATGGTATGATTCTGCCAGCACACAACAAAGAGCGGCAGTAGGCATTCCGGCCAGCAGAACGCCCATAAGC
It encodes the following:
- a CDS encoding HD-GYP domain-containing protein, whose amino-acid sequence is MNKDTENQSVGAEEFLQISFNILNTFGNKLPVSLCIHDDEFQRVVPLFAKDTRLSDKKQEQVNNYCNEGNLFISKEDYASLAGHISQNLGALLTEHFLDEAAAAEIFYNGVLEKVRSFYSNPIGETLSELSTVLAIFCEYVWVDPNRWTHFFNTLKREKDICCHAVNTLFVGTSIYLKILYKPGEKMDLKPLTMGLVLHDLGMTQIPPAVLTKPTKLLYKERMRMQEHVDIAEKMLNRLEIRDEIIKACVFDHHERLDGSGYPKGRRGDAITLEARVCAIADAFCGMIADRYHRPGLNAILAAIILTESKTKYDTKLTSSLISFIISNNPDMKALLQDKAKMQQLRAIALQKAAQ